In Spirosoma aureum, a single genomic region encodes these proteins:
- a CDS encoding GNAT family N-acetyltransferase produces MTASRPEEMQRHYSNYLIRERHDDEPVPYDLLLLADPNPEQIDTYLPDSRIYLLEVEGRIIGIGVWQIYESGAGEVLNLAVAANYQNQGFGKAMLQAIIVAARQSSVQRLLIATGNSSIGQIALYQQQGFDLIDIDRDYFVRLYPDPIWENGIQCRHQLIFQKRLSHS; encoded by the coding sequence ATGACAGCAAGTAGGCCAGAGGAGATGCAACGCCATTATTCGAATTACCTGATCCGGGAGCGTCATGACGACGAACCCGTTCCGTATGATCTGTTGCTCCTGGCGGACCCCAACCCTGAGCAAATTGATACCTATTTACCCGACAGCCGAATCTATTTGCTAGAGGTGGAAGGAAGGATCATAGGTATTGGCGTTTGGCAAATATACGAATCAGGCGCAGGGGAAGTACTTAACCTGGCCGTTGCAGCCAACTATCAGAATCAGGGATTCGGAAAGGCGATGTTACAGGCAATAATCGTTGCAGCCCGGCAGAGTAGTGTGCAGCGGTTACTGATTGCAACGGGAAATTCAAGTATCGGTCAGATTGCTCTTTACCAGCAACAGGGATTCGACCTGATCGACATTGATCGAGATTATTTTGTACGCCTGTATCCCGATCCCATTTGGGAGAATGGAATTCAGTGCAGGCATCAATTGATTTTTCAGAAGCGATTAAGCCACAGCTGA
- a CDS encoding mannonate dehydratase has protein sequence MKNTRRRFIKQSASFAALSVTGQSAEVPAQLDIARESYSKDGGIQFCLAHFYGMDKRRIELSKQLQVMNAVGGINARTLGVTDVNPWDYKAIMAVKEAWAKEGLTFRVVEGPPALNEKTKLGLDGRDQEIENFISFIGNLAKAGIDTICYNWMPVISWARTSMDRPSRGGALVSAFDIDGIKDNTLTSFGEFTKETMWKNLTYFLKAVVPEAEKHGVKLALHPDDPPVDAIRGIPRIMTSADAFKRMIEIVPSPSNGITLCQGTFATMGEDIPAVIKYFGKRNKIHFVHFRDVRGDRNHFEETFHDDGKTDMYEAMKTYFEIGFRGPMRPDHVPTMAGDSNEHPGYSNIGALFAIGYMRGLIEAIVKGRRS, from the coding sequence GTGAAAAACACGCGTCGTCGTTTCATCAAGCAGAGCGCATCGTTTGCCGCCCTGTCAGTAACCGGGCAATCTGCCGAAGTGCCCGCCCAGTTGGATATCGCCCGTGAATCCTACAGTAAAGACGGGGGAATTCAGTTCTGCCTGGCTCACTTCTATGGCATGGATAAGCGCCGGATAGAGCTGTCGAAGCAGCTTCAGGTGATGAATGCGGTAGGGGGTATCAATGCCCGAACACTGGGTGTAACGGATGTCAATCCCTGGGATTACAAAGCCATTATGGCCGTTAAAGAGGCCTGGGCTAAAGAAGGATTGACGTTTCGGGTGGTCGAAGGCCCACCTGCCCTCAACGAAAAAACAAAACTGGGTCTGGATGGTCGAGATCAGGAAATTGAAAACTTTATCAGCTTCATCGGCAATCTGGCCAAAGCCGGAATCGACACGATCTGTTATAACTGGATGCCGGTTATCAGTTGGGCCCGAACCAGCATGGATCGTCCCAGCCGGGGTGGGGCGCTGGTCAGTGCATTCGATATCGATGGCATAAAAGACAATACACTGACTTCCTTTGGTGAATTTACGAAAGAGACCATGTGGAAGAATCTGACCTATTTTCTGAAAGCCGTTGTGCCTGAAGCCGAAAAGCATGGTGTTAAGCTGGCACTGCACCCCGACGATCCACCGGTAGATGCAATTCGGGGCATACCCCGGATTATGACGTCGGCAGATGCCTTCAAACGAATGATCGAGATTGTGCCAAGTCCCAGCAATGGCATTACACTGTGCCAGGGTACGTTTGCGACAATGGGCGAAGACATTCCGGCCGTGATTAAGTACTTTGGCAAGCGTAACAAAATTCATTTTGTCCATTTTCGCGACGTTCGCGGGGATCGGAATCATTTCGAGGAAACCTTCCACGATGATGGTAAAACTGATATGTACGAAGCCATGAAGACCTATTTTGAGATCGGATTTCGTGGACCTATGCGTCCCGATCATGTGCCAACCATGGCCGGAGACAGCAATGAACATCCCGGCTACAGTAACATTGGTGCTTTATTCGCCATCGGTTATATGCGGGGCTTAATTGAAGCCATCGTTAAAGGCCGTCGTTCCTGA